The DNA sequence AGACCGCCTTCGGCCGCCTCAGGACGCAACCGTCGTTCGCAAGCGTGGAGGCAAAGTCTTGGTGACCGACGGGCCCTTCGCGGAAACTCATGAGTGGATCGCGGGTTTCGATGTTCTCGAATGTGCTGATCTTGATGAGGCGATTGCGGTTGCGGCCGATCACGAAATGGCCCGCCACGGACGAATTGAGCTTCGACCATTTTGGCCTCTAGGCGAGTGAACGGCCCAGCCGTTGCGCTAGCCGAAGTGATAGCGAACGAGCGATTACGGATTATTGCGTCCTTGATGCGCACCACTCGTGACTTCGACCTAGCGGAGGATACCCTCGCGGACGCTGCGGAGCGAGCATTGCACAAGTGGCCAGACGATGGAGTCCCGGCCAATCCGGGCGCTTGGTTGACCACGGTCGCTACCCGGCGCGCGGTCGACCTGCTTCGTCGAAGCTCGTTAGAGCGCCGCAAAATTGCCGAAGTTCACGCCGATAACTCGGCGAGCGACGCGGATTCGCTGGACGACGACAGATTGCGCTTGATCTTCGTTTGCTGCCACCCCGCGCTCGCCTTGGAATCAAGAGTCGCTCTTACCCTCAAAGTTGTTGCAGGTCTGCCGACCGAGGCTATCGCCCGCGCGTTTCTCGTAAGTGAGCCCACGATGTCTCAGCGCCTTCTTCGCGCCAAGCAAAAGATCGCCAACGCTGGCATCCCGTATCGAGAACCCGGCCCCGAGAATTTAGCCGATCGTCTCGACGCGGTGTTGAGCGTCGTGTACCTGATCTTCACCGATGGCTATGGCTCTCACGCGTCAATGCTCGCGGAGGAGGCGCTGCGTTTGGCGAGGTTGCTCGCAGAACTGATGCCGAGATCAGACGAGGTCCGTTGCCTTGTGGCATTGCTCCTCCTTCAGCATTCGCGACGCTTCTCGCGTCTTGTCAACGGAGAACCAGTGACGCTCGAACTGCAAGATCGATCGCGATGGGATGCTGACATGGTGACGGAGGCGTGCAAGCTCCTTTTACAACGGCCAGAGCACGCTCGCGGTCCATACCGGCTCCAGGCAGAACTCGCTGCAGCACATGCCACCGCTTCGACTGCGGACGCGACCGACTGGTCGACTATCGTTGCGCTCTACGACGAGCTGTTGGGGATTAGCGCGTCGCCAATAGTGCAGCTCAATCGGGCAGTCGCCGTGGGCCTCTGCAATGGACCGACGGCGGGTCTCGCAGCGTTAGAGGACATCGCGAGTCACCCTCGGCTGGTCGGCCAACACTTAATCCCGGCGGTACGCGGCGATTTACTTGCGCGCGCTGGACTGGTTAACGAGGCCGTTGTGGCATTGAGAGAAGCTGCCAGCCTGGCGAAGACCGATCACGAACGGCGTGCGCTGTCGCGCCGCGCGCGTGAGCTAGAGGCGAACCGATGACGGTACACAGCGTTTCGCCACACAGTCGGATCCGCGAGTTCGACCTTTCCCTCCGCGACGGTGGCACGCTGCATGTCTACGACGCTGGAGGTCGCGACAGCACTGCGCTGCCCCTGCTCTGGCATCACGGTACGCCCAACACCGGTCATCCGCCGATCCCGCTGCTCGCTGCAGCTGAGACGCTTGGTCTGCGTTGGATCGGCTATGACCGGCCGGGCTATGGCGGCTCAACGCCTGCACCTGATCGACGCGTTTCTTGTGCCGCGGTGTACGCCGAGGCTATTACGGACGAACTCGAAATCGACCATTTTGCGGTGATGGGGCATTCCGGTGGTGGGCCACACGCGTTGGCTGCGGCCGCGTTGCTACCCGATCGAGTTGTCGCGGCAGTCGCTGTTGCGAGCTTGGCACCATTCGGCCCCGCTGGGCTCGAGCCCGAAGCGTATATGAGCGAGATGGCCGCCTCGGGAGTCGCGGCTCTTAGCGCGGCTGTCATGGGCCGCAATGTCAAAGAGGCCTACGAAAACGAATACGGAGCTGACTACGACCCCGAGTTTTCCCCCGGAGACATTGCGATGTTCGATGGTGAATGGTCTTGGTTCATCGATGTCGTTCAGGCGGGGGCTGCCTCAGGCCCCGCCCCTGCGATCGACGACGACCTCGCCTACGTTCGGGACTGGGGTTTCGACCCCGCTTCGATCCAGACTCCCACGCTGCTCCTTCATGGCCGTGTCGACAGGGTCGTGCCAGCTGCGCACTCCCAACGACTGGCGGAGGTCATCCCGAACGTCGAACTGAGGTTGGACCCGGGAGCTGGCCATATTTCGGTGATCGCGGGTTCACAGGATGCTCTTGCCTGGGTCGCGAGGTATAAAGAATGAGGGTGCGATCGCCGGGAATGTCGCCAGCCGACCATCGCGCCTCGAGCGAATGGGGCGGACTAGCAGACTAAAGGCGAACCGCGACTGTATTGAGCAATTCGACCCATCGTTCGTGCAGCCCTGCGTCCGGAGCCGCTGTGTCGGCAGGAGCAAGAGCATCCGCGTCGGAAAGCACACGGAGATCGAGTCTCGTGAGATCAGCAATATCCACTATGGGCACTTGGAAGGTGCGAAACGGCCCCAGCGGCGGGGGCGCACCATCGGCGTTGGCGCGGGCACGAGCCTCTTCGAGATCAACATCGTCGAGTTGTGGGCGCTGGTCAAGTACGAACCCGGCGGCGCGAAGTTCGACGGCACCATCGACCGTTGTTGCCCACGCGGCGATCTTCCAGAACAGTTGCGGGATGCCCACACCCCGGTACACCGGATCGTCGTCGCCGAGCACGGGCGCCGTAAACACACTGATGCGGTTTCGGTTCGTGCGCGCGTACTCCAACACATGATCTTCGAGCCCGAGCCACAACTCTTTCGATTGGTTGAATCCCGCAGCTTGAGGTGCGGCATTCGTGAACGCAAAGGTGTCGTAGTTGGCTTGGCTTGCGGTCGCCCCGTCGCCCCAGACCGGGTCGCGCCTGCGCACAAGATGCCCCCGGTCGAGGTCATTGCGGGCGTACACGGCTTCGCCGGTTTGCTCCTGCTCCGGGATGCGCGAATCCAGATGCCAGTCGTTGCCGCGACCCACATCAACGAGTTGATCGCCATCGATATTCACACCGGTCGCGCTCGCGAGACCCCTCACCGGATCCAGATTTACCGAGAAATGCGTATACGGCAACTCACGGATTGGTGTCCGCGCGGCAGGGGAAGGAAACGGCACGGCAACACCTAAGAAATCAGCGTCGTACCCGTCAGAACTGAGCGATGTGGCATCCATGGAGGTAGTGAAACACTTGCTCCTGACATTGAGCCGGACAATTCCAGATGCACGCCCAGCCAGCGCAAACCCGCACACCACAGCTCCTAACGCGGCCGCGCCACTGCGAGAGTGGGAGACAATGGGACAGTGCTGCTCGGGCACAGAGGATGTGAGGAACTATGCCGACCGTTGCGCAGCCCCGAATCGGATTTGTCGGCGCAGGCCTCCACTCCTCGCTCAACTTGTATCCCGCGTTTGCCGCGACGGGTGTTCCGCTGGTTGGCGTTGCGGAGCGCAATCCTGCTCGCGTTGCTGAGGCTGAAGCCCGTGGCATCCACCCCATCTTCCCGAACCACCTCGCACTCATCGAAGCCTCGAACCTCGATGGCATTGTGGTGTCGCTTGCGCCTCACCTGCAGGCTGACGTCGTTGCCGACTGTGTTCGCGCGGGAGTCGCCGTGTTTGTCGAGAAGCCGCTCGGGTCGACCGCGGCCGAAGCTGACGAGATTGCCGAAATCGCAGCGGATGCCGGTGTGCCCGTGATGCTCGGATTCATGAAGCGATTTGCCCCGGTCTATACCCAGCTCAAGTCCCTCATCGGCGAGGGGACAGAGCAGGGCCCCGTCGTTTCCTATGCGTGCGAGTTTGGCTTCGCGGCGTGGAAACCCGATTTCACCCCGGTCGAATTCATCACTCAAGCTGCCATTCATCTCATCGATCTTGTGCGCGATGTCTTCGGCGACGTTGTGGACGTTTCCGCGGTGCAGAACGCGTCGGGCGACGCGCTGTCGATCATTGTTCTCGTCCGCCACGAAAGCGGAGTAGTCGGATCGTTGAACTTCGTGTCAGCGAAAGCGTGGTCGCGCGAAACAGAAGAATTCAGCGTGACGTGCACTAACGGCGTCGTGCGGGTCTCCGACCTGAGCCGCATCCAGGTGCTCACGGGCGAAGTTGCCGGTACCACCGCCGGGCCAGGCGAAACCCTTGCCGAGCGGTCCGTCACCTTCGACGTGTCGAACTCTCCCGGCTCCGGGAGCCTCAAAGATCTCTATCTGCGCGGCTACGTCGGCGAGATGAAACACTTCGTCGGAGTGCTGCAGGGCACCGAAGAACTCAGCCCGTCGGCAGCGGATAACGTGCGCACGATGGCACTCTGCGACACAATCCTTGCCGCCATCTCCGACTGAGAGACGACCACTGCAGGTCAGTCGTTCAGGGGCACGACATCCCACTGCCCAAAGAGGGTGAAACCTGCGGCGAGGGCAACAGCGACAGAGCCAGCGTTGTCGGGCTGGCAGCGGTACTGCGGTTCGTAGCCGTCGGCAAGAGCGCGTGCACTGATGGCGCGAACGGTGCGGGTGGCGAGCCCGCGACCTCGGTAATTCGGCAGGGTGATGATGCCGAGATCGGCAAGCTGCGAGCCGCGCCACGGGTACATGCTGGACGCCGCAACGAGTTGATCATCGGCAAAGGTTCCGTAGACGAGCCAGTGATCGAGTTCCACGAATGCTTCGTCGAGTTCTCGTTCGGGAATGGCTGCGGTGAACTTCTCGAACTCGGCAGCATCCGCTTCAGTTAGTTGGCGCGTTGTCTCAGGAATCGCTTCGGCGCGAAGGGTGTCTTGAGCGTGCCGCGGGAGTTAGAAGAGTTGATCGGCACCGTTGAGGGCAACCCCGGCGGCATCGAGTTCGGAGCGCAATTGCTCGGCGCTAATACGTTGTCCATCGGTGAAATCAAGACGCTCGGCGAACGACGTCACGAGGCTGACGATGCTGGGTCCGGCGGCGACATCCAGCAGCGTGACGCCGGTGTTCGTGGGCAGCGATTCGGCGACCCGCACTACATACAGCGCGTCGAAGGCGGGCTCGCGTTCGTACGTTGGCAACCAGTAGTCAAAGACGATCGGTGAATACATTCGAACCCTCTCGGATGCCGCGGCGGTGCTGCAGGGCTCCGGAGCGCTGGCACAGTGGCAGGTTCGCAGACTAGCAAACAGGCCTATGGATGCTGCCGCCGAGCTGTGGAAAACAAGTCAGGAGATACGCCCCAATGGTGCATCGCGACAAGCCCCAAGTACTCCCACACGACGCGCTGCACAGGAGTAGCGTGAGATATATAGCGGTGCATTGATGGACTGTGAAAGGCATAGCCCAGAGGTCGCCGCAGAAGGCATGGCATCCCATGAAGTTGGTCGTTGTTGGAGGAGTTGCTGGAGGCGCGTCGGTTGCAGCCCGCGCGCGCAGGCTAGACGAAAGTGCAGAAATTGTCGTGCTGGAGCGCGGCCATCACGTGTCATTCGCGAACTGTGGATTGCCGTACCACATTGGTGAAGTCATCACCGAGAGAGACAGACTGCTTCTGCAGACGCCCGAGAGCCTGCGCGAGTCTCTCAACATCGAAGTGCGTATCGCGCACGAGGTCACTGCGATTGACCGCCAGGCCAAGACAGTCTCGGTGCGCGAGGTCGACACCGGGCGTGAGTATGTCGAAAGCTACGACAACCTCGCCCTATGCACGGGGGCGGAAGCCATCCGCCCACCGCTGCCGGGTATCGACCTTCCCGAGGTGCATGTCCTGCGTCGCATCGGTGACATGGATGCCATCAAAGCCGAACTCGATGCTGACTTGGAGAAGGCGGCCAGTGGCGCTCGCGGGCCCGTGCGTTGCGTCGTGATCGGTGCGGGCTACATCGGCCTTGAGATGGCCGAAAACCTGACGCACCGTGGTGCGCTCGTGGATGTCGTGGAACTGAGCGACCAGATTCTTCCGCCTCTCGACCACGAGATGTCGGTTCCGGTTGAACACCACCTCCGCAGCCGGGGAATCACTCTTCACCTCTCGACGGGGGCTGCCGCCTTCGCGCCGCGCACCGGCGGAGGGGTGACGGTGGAGCTCACCAACTCGACGACTCTCGAAGCGGATGTCGTCATTCTCTCGGTCGGAGTCCGCCCGAGTGTTGGCCTTGCAAAGGATGCCGGTCTCGACCTGGGTGAGCACGGCGGTCTCGCCGTCGACACCCACATGCGCACCTCTGACCCAAACATCTGGGCTGCCGGCGACTCGGTCGAAACCCCGAACACGGTGCTGCCGGGTTCCTGGCTTGCACCGCTTGCCGGGCCCGCTAACCGCGAAGCGCGCGTTGCTGCCGAAAACATCTGCGGGCGTGACACCGAGTACAAGTCCACTCAGGGCACCTCGATTGTGAAGATCTTCGAGATGGTCGCGGGCGGAACCGGCGCGACGGAACGCCAGTTGCTGGCAGCGGGGGTCACCTATCGGGCCGTGCACGTGCATCCATCCGGCCACGCTGGTTACTACCCGGGCACCGCGATGATGCACATCAAGCTGCTCTTCACGCCGGACTCTGGAAAGGTGCTCGGCGCTCAGGTCACCGGTTTTGATGGCGTCGATAAGCGCCTCGATGTTTTCGCCACTGCGCTTCGTGCCGGCCTCACTGTCTGGGATATTGAAGAACTCGAGCTCGCCTACGCCCCGCCGTTTGGTTCGGCTAAGGACCCGGTGAACATGGCCGGCTTCGTCGCCAGCAACGTACTGCTCGGCGATCTGAACCTCTGGTACGCGCAGGACTACCCGCACGCCACTGACGGTGCGCGCATTATTGACGTGCGCACGCCAGAAGAGTTCTCCATCTTCCACCTGCCCGGCGCCGAGAACGTGCCGCTCGCGACCCTCCGCACCGACACCGGCGACTGGGATCGGTCAGTAGGCCTGCGCCTCTACTGTTCCGTCGGTTTCCGCAGTTACCTTGCTTACCGCATCCTTGTGCAGCTGGGATTTACGGATGTCGCCACGCTGTCGGGCGGATCCGAAACGTTCCGAGCGTGGCATGAGGTCGAGCCCGACACCTACGGACCGATCGAGCCAGAAACCTCGTACGCTGAAGCAGCCGAAGCGCTCAACTCGGCTCGTGTCGCGGCGCACGTCGCCAACGGCACAGGGGTTTCGGTGAACCTGGACTGTACGGGCCTCGCGTGCCCAGGGCCGATCATGAAGCTTGCGACCGAAATGAAGGGGCTCAACCTCGGCGACGAGATCGTCGTTCATGTGTCTGACCCCGGCTTCGCGAGCGATGCCCCCGCGTGGGTGCGCCGCAACGGTCACGAACTGTTGGCCATCGAACCGGAGGGGCCCGGCTACGTGGCCACCATCCGCAAGGCTGGTCCCGAGGCGCTCTTGCTCGCCGGTGGGGGAGGAGTAGTTGCCGCCCCTGCGAAACCCAAGGTGTCATTTGTGGTGTTCTCGGGCGACCTCGACAAGGTGATCGCCGCGTTCATCATCGCCAACGGTGCTGTCTCGATGGGCGAAGAGGTGTCGATGTTCTTCACCTTCTGGGGCCTCAACGCGCTTCGCCAGCAAAAGCCACCGAAGCGTCAGCGTAAGGCGATGGACAAACTCTTCGCCGGCATGATGCCCGCTGGTGCCGACAAGCTCACGCTCTCGCAGATGCACATGATGGGCGCGGGCACCGCGATGATCAAGAAGACCATGAAGAAGAACGGCGTGCACTCGCTACCCGAACTCATGGAATCGGCAATGGCGGGCGGCGCTCGCATCATCGGTTGCACCATGACGATGGATCTGCTCGGCATCGCCGAATCTGACCTCATCGAGGATGTTGAGCTCGGCGGGGTCGCTACGTTCTTGGGCGAGGCCGCTGAATCTACGACGACGCTGTTCATCTAACACCGTGCTGACTGTCCACACGCCCTCACTCGCGGGTCGCCCCCGTGGGTGAGGGCGGCTGGCGCGAACGGTTCTTTCGTCAGGGATTCATCAAGCTGTCTCCAACGATGGATGCCCGGGGTGGCGACACCCACCGTGCTGAACTGTTTCGCGCCGTCTCCGGCACGGTGGTCGAGGTCGGTGCGGGAACCGGCACCACTTTTCAGCACTACGGTTCGGCGGTGGATTCTGTTCACGCCGTCGAGCCGGATGCCGAACTGCGGTCAATCGCCGAGGCTGCGGCACTGAAGGCTGGTGTCCCCATCACCGTCAGCGACGGCACCGCAGAAGAGTTACCCCTCGCTTCCAACAGCTGCGATTGGGTCGTGTGCAGCCTTGTGCTGTGCACGGTCCCCGATCAGCGGGCCGCGCTCGCAGAATTCACGCGCGTGCTCAAACCGGGCGGGCACCTCGCGTTTTACGAGCACGTGCGTTCGAGCAATCCTTTCGTCGCGGTGATTGAGGATGCCCTTACTCCTGCCTGGGCTGCAATAGCAGGCGGATGCCGCCCCAACCGCGACACCCTTGCCGCGATTGAGACCGCCGGTTTCGAAGTCGATGCCGTCGACCGGTTCGGTTTCTCCCCGCATCCGATGTCGCCTCCCGTTGCCCATATCTCGGGCACAGCGCACTTGTCGTAGAGCTAGGCGACGATCATTCGCTGCTAATGCATCAGTGGCAAATTCGAAGTCATCCCTCCAATAATCGCCGCTTTGGTGCCCGGGCTTAGTCGACGATCTCGGTTTGAGTGGCTATATAAGCACGCTCGTCGTCGTTGAGGTGCTGCGGTGCCGCCGGGACAGTGCTTCCCGCAAGCGTGCCAATCTCTTCGAGTACTGTCGCGCTGATCTCGCCGTGAAGATCCTCTTGAAGCGCATGCTTCGCTGAGATGCTCAATTCAGGCCACCAGCGCTCGATGGGGGGAAGGTTCGATTCTGAATTCATGGAGTTCCTCTCGCTATCGGTTGACCCATTCTGCACTAAACGGATGCTGTTGCTCAGGGCGCCCTTAAGCCAGCGTTCGACTTGACGGGTGGAACGCAGCCGCACGATCACTAGCTCGGGATGCTTCTGCACGAGAGCGGGAATCTCGGTGTGATACTTTTTGCGGGTTGAGATTGCCCATTTCACGACGTGCTCGCGGTCGGTGAAGAAGGTTCGCAATGGCGCTTCGATGTTGCCGTTCCACAATTGCTCCCGGCGTATCGCGCGACGCAGGGTGCGGCGGATCACTCGTGGGAGTGTGACGCGCAAAAACGGTAGGTCGAGCCAGACCAGCAGGTCGGCGTGTTCGGCCAGTAGCGGCCGAGCGGAATCGTATTGCCATTCGGTGACCCACGCGTCGGTCGCGACGAGAGCTCGTACGTCGTCGAGAAATTCTGGGCGCGGGGTCCACTGCGGGCCGTGGAACAGGGCATCAATTTCGGTGTGCGGAATCGCGATGATGTCGCTAATCCTCAAAGCGAGAGTCGTCTTTCCTGCGCCAGAGACACCGGCCACGAGAACACGGCGTGGGCGCTGAGGCAGGGCATCTTCGCACGACAACATGAGGCAACTTTAGGCGTGCCTGTGGAAAGATTCATTCATGACTGAACGCTCGCCTTCGACGATCCCTGACCTCTCGGCGGCGGAGATGGCGAGACTCATTCGCACGGGCGAGCTTTCGGCCCGCGAAGCAGTGCAGTCGCACTTCGATCAGATCGACCTGATTAACCCTGCGATCAACGCAATCATTATGCAGGACCGCGAGGGTGCTTTCGAGGCCGCTGCGCGTGCAGACGAGATGACTGCATCGGGCGGAGAGTTGCCCCCGCTGCATGGTGTGCCCATGACTCACAAGGACACGAACAACACGAAGGGCATGCGCACTACTCAGGGCTCGGTGGTGTTGAAAGACTTTGTTCCTGACGAGGATGATGTCGTTATCGCGCGGTTCAGGGAGGCCGGGGTTATCAGCACCGGAAAGTCGAACGTTCCCGAGTTTGCGGCGGGCGCGCACACGTTCAATGACCTTTTTGGCATCACCACGAACCCGTTCGATCCGTCGCTGAGTGCGGGCGGCAGTAGCGGGGGAGTCGCTGCGGCGCTCGCGGCCCGCATCCAGAATCTCGGAGACGGTTCAGACATCGGGGGTTCGTTGCGCATCCCGGCGTCGTTCTGCAACGTGGTGGGGCTTCGTCCGTCACGCGGGCGTATTCCGATGGTTGGCCGCAACTCGTGGGCCTGGCTTGGTCGCACCGGGCCGATGGCGCGTGAGGTCTCCGATATTGCGTTGGCGATGTCGGTGCTCGCCGGTCCCGACTCCCGTTCTCCGCTCTCGATTTCGGAGGGAGGCGAGCAGTTCACTCAGCCTTTGGAGCGGGACATTCGCGGGTTGCGAATCGGCTGGTCGAAAGACTTCGGGCTCGGTATTCCTGTCGCCCCTGAGGTTATCGCCGTACTGGAACGGGCCATGGCCGTATTCGAAGAACTCGGCGCGATTGTCGAAGAGGCTGCGCCCGATCTGAGCGATGCGGATGAGGTTTTCAGCACAACACGGGCGTTCGATTTCTCGATGCTGCTGAGCGACTTCGTGACGCAACACCGAGACTTTGTGAAGCCCGAACTGCAGCAGAATGTCGAACTGGGTGAGGCGCTCACCGCTGCCGATCTCACCTCGGCCGCCTTGGCCCGCACCCGTCTGGAACGCGCGATGGCGACGTTTCATGAGCGGTTCGATGTCTTCGCTTCACCTGTGGCGCAGCTCCTGCCGTTCGATGCGACGCAGCGGTTCCCCACTTCGATCAATGATGTTCGTTTCGACAACTATCTGGGGTGGCTCAGGTCTGTCACGATGATCTCCGCTGCCGACGTTCCTGCCATTTCTGTTCCGGCAGGCTTCAGTGAGGCTGGTCTTCCGGTTGGGCTGCAACTCTCTATGCCGCACGGTAAAGATTTCGATCTTCTGCAGGTTGCATTCGCCTTCGAACAGTCGACTCACTTCGCCCTCACGAAGCCGACGATGCTCACCTCGCCAGAGCGTCGGGACGAAGGGAAACGATTCCAAGAATCGGCGACCGTGCGCGGATTCTTCGACGAGGAATGACTGAGCGATCGGGACATGAGAACCCCTCCGCGATGCGGAGTATCGGCGTATGATCGCAGGAGGCTAGTCTTTTCTGGCCTAGTAGCGGTCCAGTGTTGGGCAGGGAGGAAGAACCGTATGAGTGGTCAGTCTGCCGACATCGAGCCGTCAGATTTCTCACAACACCGGTTCTTGACCAATCTTCTCGAAGATAAAGCGCTCGGCGAACTCGTTACGCTGCTTCTCGCTAAAGAGCCTGGCCAGCAGATCCCGAGTGAACGCGAACTCGCAGAAACTCTGAGCATCAGTCGAACGGCGTTGCGTGACCGCATCAGCCGCCTAGTGTCGCTCGGCATCCTTCAGCGCCGCGAACGCGAAGGTACCTTTCTCACCGGCATCCAGCCCGACAGCATCAGCGACACCCTGATTCTTAGCCTGATGTCGTCTCAGCTCACGATCGACTCTCTGATCTCCGTGCGCTACGCGTTGGAACGTCACGCTGCCATGGCGGCGTGCGATACCCGCGATGAGCAAGCGCTCGACGATCTGGCAAAAGCCGTGCAGCGCATGCGCGACTCCGACGACGGGCGCGAGCTTTTCGAGGCAGACAACGCTTTTCACCACGCGCTCTTCCGTGCCTCTGGTCAGTCGGGGCTGATCTTCTTCTCCCAGATGTTGCACTCAGTCTTGCGCGGTACCGTGCGCTACATCGCTCTTGAACACGACCGTGAGACGCTCCGCAAAGTTCACGGAGACGTGCTGGATGCCGTGCTCCGACAAGACCGTGACGCCGCCGGCGCCGCAGTTGATGAGCACTTCGCCTGGCTAGAAACCCTGAGGGCTAACGACACCAGTGGCCCCTCCGACAGCTGGTTGCCGAAAGCGATCGATTCGCGGGATTAGACGGCGGCGGCCGACTGCTGGGTGAGGCCACCATCCACGGGCAG is a window from the Salinibacterium sp. NK8237 genome containing:
- a CDS encoding FAD-dependent oxidoreductase; translation: MKLVVVGGVAGGASVAARARRLDESAEIVVLERGHHVSFANCGLPYHIGEVITERDRLLLQTPESLRESLNIEVRIAHEVTAIDRQAKTVSVREVDTGREYVESYDNLALCTGAEAIRPPLPGIDLPEVHVLRRIGDMDAIKAELDADLEKAASGARGPVRCVVIGAGYIGLEMAENLTHRGALVDVVELSDQILPPLDHEMSVPVEHHLRSRGITLHLSTGAAAFAPRTGGGVTVELTNSTTLEADVVILSVGVRPSVGLAKDAGLDLGEHGGLAVDTHMRTSDPNIWAAGDSVETPNTVLPGSWLAPLAGPANREARVAAENICGRDTEYKSTQGTSIVKIFEMVAGGTGATERQLLAAGVTYRAVHVHPSGHAGYYPGTAMMHIKLLFTPDSGKVLGAQVTGFDGVDKRLDVFATALRAGLTVWDIEELELAYAPPFGSAKDPVNMAGFVASNVLLGDLNLWYAQDYPHATDGARIIDVRTPEEFSIFHLPGAENVPLATLRTDTGDWDRSVGLRLYCSVGFRSYLAYRILVQLGFTDVATLSGGSETFRAWHEVEPDTYGPIEPETSYAEAAEALNSARVAAHVANGTGVSVNLDCTGLACPGPIMKLATEMKGLNLGDEIVVHVSDPGFASDAPAWVRRNGHELLAIEPEGPGYVATIRKAGPEALLLAGGGGVVAAPAKPKVSFVVFSGDLDKVIAAFIIANGAVSMGEEVSMFFTFWGLNALRQQKPPKRQRKAMDKLFAGMMPAGADKLTLSQMHMMGAGTAMIKKTMKKNGVHSLPELMESAMAGGARIIGCTMTMDLLGIAESDLIEDVELGGVATFLGEAAESTTTLFI
- a CDS encoding DNA/RNA non-specific endonuclease, which codes for MDATSLSSDGYDADFLGVAVPFPSPAARTPIRELPYTHFSVNLDPVRGLASATGVNIDGDQLVDVGRGNDWHLDSRIPEQEQTGEAVYARNDLDRGHLVRRRDPVWGDGATASQANYDTFAFTNAAPQAAGFNQSKELWLGLEDHVLEYARTNRNRISVFTAPVLGDDDPVYRGVGIPQLFWKIAAWATTVDGAVELRAAGFVLDQRPQLDDVDLEEARARANADGAPPPLGPFRTFQVPIVDIADLTRLDLRVLSDADALAPADTAAPDAGLHERWVELLNTVAVRL
- a CDS encoding FadR/GntR family transcriptional regulator codes for the protein MSGQSADIEPSDFSQHRFLTNLLEDKALGELVTLLLAKEPGQQIPSERELAETLSISRTALRDRISRLVSLGILQRREREGTFLTGIQPDSISDTLILSLMSSQLTIDSLISVRYALERHAAMAACDTRDEQALDDLAKAVQRMRDSDDGRELFEADNAFHHALFRASGQSGLIFFSQMLHSVLRGTVRYIALEHDRETLRKVHGDVLDAVLRQDRDAAGAAVDEHFAWLETLRANDTSGPSDSWLPKAIDSRD
- a CDS encoding DUF6596 domain-containing protein; amino-acid sequence: MIANERLRIIASLMRTTRDFDLAEDTLADAAERALHKWPDDGVPANPGAWLTTVATRRAVDLLRRSSLERRKIAEVHADNSASDADSLDDDRLRLIFVCCHPALALESRVALTLKVVAGLPTEAIARAFLVSEPTMSQRLLRAKQKIANAGIPYREPGPENLADRLDAVLSVVYLIFTDGYGSHASMLAEEALRLARLLAELMPRSDEVRCLVALLLLQHSRRFSRLVNGEPVTLELQDRSRWDADMVTEACKLLLQRPEHARGPYRLQAELAAAHATASTADATDWSTIVALYDELLGISASPIVQLNRAVAVGLCNGPTAGLAALEDIASHPRLVGQHLIPAVRGDLLARAGLVNEAVVALREAASLAKTDHERRALSRRARELEANR
- a CDS encoding GNAT family N-acetyltransferase — encoded protein: MPETTRQLTEADAAEFEKFTAAIPERELDEAFVELDHWLVYGTFADDQLVAASSMYPWRGSQLADLGIITLPNYRGRGLATRTVRAISARALADGYEPQYRCQPDNAGSVAVALAAGFTLFGQWDVVPLND
- a CDS encoding amidase; translation: MTERSPSTIPDLSAAEMARLIRTGELSAREAVQSHFDQIDLINPAINAIIMQDREGAFEAAARADEMTASGGELPPLHGVPMTHKDTNNTKGMRTTQGSVVLKDFVPDEDDVVIARFREAGVISTGKSNVPEFAAGAHTFNDLFGITTNPFDPSLSAGGSSGGVAAALAARIQNLGDGSDIGGSLRIPASFCNVVGLRPSRGRIPMVGRNSWAWLGRTGPMAREVSDIALAMSVLAGPDSRSPLSISEGGEQFTQPLERDIRGLRIGWSKDFGLGIPVAPEVIAVLERAMAVFEELGAIVEEAAPDLSDADEVFSTTRAFDFSMLLSDFVTQHRDFVKPELQQNVELGEALTAADLTSAALARTRLERAMATFHERFDVFASPVAQLLPFDATQRFPTSINDVRFDNYLGWLRSVTMISAADVPAISVPAGFSEAGLPVGLQLSMPHGKDFDLLQVAFAFEQSTHFALTKPTMLTSPERRDEGKRFQESATVRGFFDEE
- a CDS encoding class I SAM-dependent methyltransferase, translated to MGEGGWRERFFRQGFIKLSPTMDARGGDTHRAELFRAVSGTVVEVGAGTGTTFQHYGSAVDSVHAVEPDAELRSIAEAAALKAGVPITVSDGTAEELPLASNSCDWVVCSLVLCTVPDQRAALAEFTRVLKPGGHLAFYEHVRSSNPFVAVIEDALTPAWAAIAGGCRPNRDTLAAIETAGFEVDAVDRFGFSPHPMSPPVAHISGTAHLS
- a CDS encoding Gfo/Idh/MocA family protein codes for the protein MPTVAQPRIGFVGAGLHSSLNLYPAFAATGVPLVGVAERNPARVAEAEARGIHPIFPNHLALIEASNLDGIVVSLAPHLQADVVADCVRAGVAVFVEKPLGSTAAEADEIAEIAADAGVPVMLGFMKRFAPVYTQLKSLIGEGTEQGPVVSYACEFGFAAWKPDFTPVEFITQAAIHLIDLVRDVFGDVVDVSAVQNASGDALSIIVLVRHESGVVGSLNFVSAKAWSRETEEFSVTCTNGVVRVSDLSRIQVLTGEVAGTTAGPGETLAERSVTFDVSNSPGSGSLKDLYLRGYVGEMKHFVGVLQGTEELSPSAADNVRTMALCDTILAAISD
- a CDS encoding alpha/beta fold hydrolase, which produces MTVHSVSPHSRIREFDLSLRDGGTLHVYDAGGRDSTALPLLWHHGTPNTGHPPIPLLAAAETLGLRWIGYDRPGYGGSTPAPDRRVSCAAVYAEAITDELEIDHFAVMGHSGGGPHALAAAALLPDRVVAAVAVASLAPFGPAGLEPEAYMSEMAASGVAALSAAVMGRNVKEAYENEYGADYDPEFSPGDIAMFDGEWSWFIDVVQAGAASGPAPAIDDDLAYVRDWGFDPASIQTPTLLLHGRVDRVVPAAHSQRLAEVIPNVELRLDPGAGHISVIAGSQDALAWVARYKE
- a CDS encoding YciI family protein; translation: MKFMMFVCTDSEPDTATGDGETPIDEWAAKNDAAGVRLTGDRLRPPQDATVVRKRGGKVLVTDGPFAETHEWIAGFDVLECADLDEAIAVAADHEMARHGRIELRPFWPLGE